A window from Nitrospira sp. encodes these proteins:
- a CDS encoding polysaccharide biosynthesis/export family protein: MQRIKPFAVIVGLSMCVLLGPALAVPQDTDVKRGVASPSTKSTVGSGDKSLLIVTPEYIIGPEDILEITVWKNSDLSKQVQVRPDGRISLPLLGDISAVAKTPVQLAEEISTGLRAYMENPTISIMVKEVNSYQIYVLGEVNKPGKFPLKSKTTLLQGITVAGGFTPMAARNKIVVFRFSKDGEGLTKLKASYDDIVVRDGSVQNMELKPGDQIVVPSETMVILPSR, translated from the coding sequence ATGCAAAGAATTAAACCTTTCGCTGTGATTGTCGGGTTAAGCATGTGTGTCTTGCTCGGCCCAGCGTTGGCGGTTCCCCAGGACACAGATGTCAAGAGAGGAGTAGCCTCCCCCTCTACAAAATCCACAGTCGGCTCAGGAGACAAGTCTCTCTTGATAGTCACGCCAGAGTACATTATTGGTCCCGAGGATATTTTGGAAATCACTGTGTGGAAGAATTCAGATCTTTCCAAGCAAGTTCAGGTACGGCCGGATGGCAGAATCTCTCTTCCGCTCCTGGGCGATATTTCGGCCGTTGCCAAGACGCCCGTGCAATTGGCTGAAGAGATCTCTACGGGGCTCAGGGCCTACATGGAGAATCCAACCATTTCGATTATGGTGAAGGAAGTAAACAGTTATCAGATATATGTCTTAGGGGAAGTCAATAAGCCCGGTAAATTTCCGCTCAAAAGTAAGACCACGCTTTTGCAGGGGATTACCGTGGCCGGCGGATTTACACCGATGGCGGCCAGGAATAAAATCGTTGTATTTCGCTTCTCCAAAGACGGGGAGGGCTTAACTAAACTCAAGGCAAGTTATGACGACATCGTTGTGCGCGACGGATCAGTTCAGAATATGGAGTTGAAGCCCGGCGATCAGATTGTTGTGCCGTCAGAAACGATGGTAATACTGCCTAGTCGTTAG